A single genomic interval of Carassius auratus strain Wakin chromosome 30, ASM336829v1, whole genome shotgun sequence harbors:
- the sfrp1a gene encoding secreted frizzled-related protein 1a produces MKSLASSLLWRIIILMMPMVSLGQTSEYVYDWKGEYNNGRIYDKPPQCMDIPEDLKLCHGVGYDKMLLPNLLEHESISEVKQQAGSWVPLVHKNCNPGTQLFLCSLFAPVCLDRPIYPCRWLCENVRDGCTPIMEAFGFPWPEMLSCDKFPTGDVCISAPNATEASKPTGHSPVCPPCDNEMKTDVILEHMCASEFAIKTKIKEVKRENSDRKVILQKRRKPVKLGPLKKKDLKKLTLYLKNGADCPCTQLENLGNMYLIMGRKVDKQYLLTGIHKWDKNSKELKKTMKKLKSHKCPAFENVFK; encoded by the exons ATGAAGTCCCTTGCATCTTCGTTGCTTTGGAGGATCATCATCTTGATGATGCCAATGGTCTCATTAGGCCAGACATCTGAGTATGTGTATGATTGGAAGGGAGAGTACAATAACGGCCGTATCTACGACAAGCCTCCACAGTGTATGGACATCCCAGAAGACCTGAAGCTCTGTCATGGAGTGGGCTACGACAAGATGCTGCTGCCAAACTTGCTTGAGCACGAGAGTATATCTGAGGTCAAACAGCAGGCTGGGAGTTGGGTGCCCCTGGTGCACAAGAACTGCAACCCGGGCACTCAGCTGTTCCTGTGCTCCCTTTTTGCGCCCGTGTGCCTGGATAGGCCCATCTACCCTTGCCGCTGGCTCTGTGAAAATGTGCGTGATGGCTGCACACCCATCATGGAAGCGTTTGGGTTCCCCTGGCCAGAGATGCTCTCTTGCGATAAGTTTCCGACAGGTGATGTGTGCATCAGTGCACCCAATGCCACAGAGGCCTCAAAGCCCACTG GACACTCTCCAGTTTGTCCTCCTTGTGACAATGAAATGAAAACGGATGTGATTCTGGAGCACATGTGTGCCAgtgaatttg CCATAAAGACCAAGATCAAGGAAGTAAAACGGGAAAACTCGGATCGCAAGGTGATCCTGCAGAAGAGGAGAAAACCCGTAAAACTGGGCCCTTTGAAGAAGAAGGACCTGAAGAAACTCACTCTGTACCTGAAGAACGGCGCCGACTGCCCCTGCACGCAGCTAGAAAATCTTGGAAACATGTACCTTATAATGGGACGCAAGGTGGACAAACAGTACCTTCTCACCGGCATTCACAAGTGGGACAAAAACAGCAAGGAGTTAAAAAAGACCATGAAAAAACTCAAAAGCCACAAGTGTCCTGCCTTTGAGAATGTCTTCAAATAA